Proteins encoded in a region of the Paenibacillus wynnii genome:
- a CDS encoding TerD family protein: MTISLSKGQRIDLTKTNPGLTRVVVGLGWDTNKYSGGQDFDLDASAFLLHEDGKAKGADDFVFYNNPSGGSASVTHTGDNRTGEGDGDDEQIVVDFSKVPTSIQRIGITVTIYDYASRTQNFGQVSNAFVRVVDASSDREILRFDLGEDFSTETAVVFCEFYRQGADWKFQAVGSGFTGGLSALCKNYGLDAQ; this comes from the coding sequence GTGACGATCAGTCTTTCTAAAGGACAGCGAATTGATCTTACCAAAACAAACCCGGGTCTGACCCGGGTTGTGGTGGGATTGGGTTGGGATACGAATAAGTACAGCGGTGGCCAGGATTTCGACCTCGATGCTTCAGCGTTTCTGCTGCATGAGGATGGTAAGGCCAAAGGCGCTGATGATTTTGTCTTCTATAACAATCCAAGCGGTGGTTCTGCCTCTGTAACTCATACCGGTGATAACCGGACGGGTGAGGGAGACGGAGACGATGAGCAGATTGTCGTTGATTTCAGTAAAGTACCGACAAGTATTCAACGTATCGGTATTACGGTGACGATTTATGATTATGCAAGCCGTACGCAAAACTTTGGACAAGTTTCCAATGCTTTTGTACGGGTGGTGGACGCCTCTTCCGATCGTGAAATTCTGCGATTTGATCTCGGTGAAGACTTTTCAACCGAAACGGCTGTTGTATTCTGTGAGTTTTACCGTCAAGGTGCGGACTGGAAGTTCCAAGCGGTCGGGAGCGGCTTTACCGGCGGCTTAAGCGCCTTATGCAAGAATTACGGACTGGATGCACAATAA
- a CDS encoding phosphoribosyltransferase family protein, which translates to MNNSILSDYCPRTNTHTFNIVENLQVSVTETSNPFHMPISALFSMAARINKKRSFLFVSKVLGKHIPVNPYTPLLSGAALGLLLYREMDLCSGNTHSDIVERLLRQAMNGLIHPGHAEEAYHELMKANLILPEPVVFIGFAETATALGHSMYNLFAGNASYIHTTREDIPDLESVINFEEEHSHAVDHLCYALDASMLSGTEPIILVDDEITTGNTAINTIRDIQSKFPRHEYVIASILDWRSGKNVEVYRELEQELGISIKSLCLLQGSIEVKGIPLLNTVNNNNEMPTAAEVPVVTTYVPDGMIRIPVTSTDSLHEVNKSPYMKYSGRFGLESGQNAEVDTGVRKIADQLRTMREGTQTLVLGVGEFMYLPMRIAAEMGDGISYQSTTRSPIHPNRRLDYGVHSAAGYPSAGDPEITNFIYNVEPGQYDEIFVLLEREVPQTRIQPMMNILNKLARHKVHLVVLTSEETGTGGV; encoded by the coding sequence ATGAACAACAGCATTTTGTCGGACTATTGCCCGAGAACGAATACTCATACGTTTAATATCGTCGAGAACCTGCAGGTTTCAGTAACTGAAACCTCCAATCCTTTTCATATGCCGATATCTGCATTATTTTCGATGGCGGCCCGCATTAATAAGAAACGTTCTTTTTTATTCGTCAGCAAAGTCCTCGGCAAGCACATTCCCGTTAATCCATACACACCGCTGCTAAGTGGAGCAGCTCTGGGTCTGTTATTGTACCGGGAGATGGATCTTTGCAGTGGTAACACTCACAGTGACATCGTAGAAAGGCTGCTCCGGCAAGCTATGAATGGACTCATTCACCCGGGGCATGCTGAGGAAGCTTATCATGAGTTGATGAAGGCCAATCTGATCTTGCCTGAGCCTGTTGTTTTTATAGGCTTTGCAGAGACAGCAACGGCGCTTGGACATAGTATGTACAACTTGTTCGCAGGAAATGCTTCTTATATTCATACCACCCGTGAGGATATTCCGGATCTGGAATCCGTTATTAACTTTGAAGAAGAGCATTCTCACGCTGTTGACCATTTATGCTACGCACTAGACGCCAGCATGCTGTCCGGCACCGAGCCGATTATATTGGTTGATGATGAGATTACGACAGGAAATACAGCCATTAATACGATTCGTGATATTCAGTCCAAGTTCCCGCGCCACGAATATGTAATTGCCTCCATTCTCGACTGGAGGAGTGGTAAGAATGTGGAGGTCTATCGGGAACTGGAGCAAGAGCTGGGGATTTCAATCAAGTCCTTGTGCCTCCTTCAGGGTAGTATTGAGGTTAAGGGTATCCCGCTATTGAATACCGTTAATAACAATAACGAAATGCCAACCGCTGCAGAGGTACCGGTGGTAACAACTTATGTCCCGGATGGAATGATACGAATTCCTGTGACTTCTACAGATTCTCTGCATGAGGTGAATAAGTCTCCCTATATGAAATACAGCGGCCGATTCGGGCTGGAATCCGGGCAGAATGCCGAAGTTGATACCGGGGTACGTAAGATAGCTGATCAATTGCGGACCATGCGGGAGGGTACTCAGACATTGGTGCTCGGCGTGGGTGAGTTCATGTATCTTCCTATGCGAATTGCGGCTGAGATGGGGGATGGAATCTCCTATCAATCAACGACACGTAGTCCAATTCATCCTAATCGCAGACTGGATTATGGAGTCCATAGCGCCGCTGGTTATCCATCTGCCGGTGACCCGGAAATTACAAACTTTATCTATAATGTTGAACCGGGGCAATATGATGAAATCTTTGTACTGCTGGAGCGTGAGGTTCCCCAGACGCGTATTCAGCCGATGATGAATATATTGAACAAGCTTGCCCGTCACAAAGTGCATCTTGTGGTTCTAACCTCAGAAGAAACAGGAACGGGAGGCGTGTGA
- a CDS encoding TerD family protein, which produces MSVTVVKGQKADLTKGNPGLRELTVELGWQSASSLEIDTSAFLLGPQGTVAKDEDLIFYNNPSTPYIRYKEMPASGNLKKFEVELDKIPSEINKIAFTLTIYEGDKRKQNFGQVNQAYLRITNGPAGSEILRCDLGNHFSVETAIVVGELYRYNSEWKFNAVAAGFSGGLQSLCENFGIEVRDEPEVRPQQESKPIPKTEPRIQIPSPRPAATPPPPVPIEESRVAPPALNLNLKKIELKKKGDSINLKKSAGGLGEVLINLNWNQKQGGGLFNRSRGVDLDLACLYELKDGRKGVVQALGNAFGSLDQPPYTSLDGDDRTGTVTTGENLRINGVKVAQIERILIFAFIYQGVTNWSEADGVVTIKQSGGPDIIVNLDEHNNRKGMCAIALFRNVNNETFSIERLVQYYSGHKEMDEAYQWGLRWVAGKK; this is translated from the coding sequence ATGAGTGTGACCGTAGTAAAGGGACAGAAGGCCGATCTGACCAAAGGGAATCCTGGGCTAAGGGAGCTTACCGTGGAATTGGGCTGGCAGTCAGCTTCTTCATTGGAGATAGACACCTCCGCCTTTTTACTTGGACCGCAAGGGACGGTAGCTAAGGATGAGGATCTTATTTTTTATAATAATCCTTCCACGCCTTATATCAGATATAAGGAAATGCCTGCCTCCGGCAATCTCAAGAAGTTTGAGGTGGAGCTGGATAAGATACCCTCCGAAATCAACAAAATTGCCTTTACGCTTACGATTTATGAGGGCGATAAGCGCAAACAAAACTTCGGACAAGTGAATCAGGCCTATTTGCGTATTACGAATGGGCCAGCGGGTTCAGAAATCCTCCGATGTGATCTTGGAAACCATTTCTCTGTGGAAACAGCCATCGTGGTGGGAGAATTATATAGATACAATAGTGAATGGAAGTTCAACGCAGTTGCAGCAGGCTTCTCTGGGGGGCTGCAATCACTTTGCGAGAATTTCGGTATAGAAGTGAGGGATGAACCGGAGGTTAGGCCTCAGCAGGAATCTAAACCGATTCCGAAGACGGAGCCCCGGATACAGATTCCGTCACCAAGGCCTGCAGCTACACCTCCACCTCCAGTGCCAATAGAAGAAAGTAGAGTTGCTCCCCCGGCGCTTAATCTTAACCTTAAGAAGATTGAGTTGAAGAAAAAGGGAGACTCCATCAACCTCAAGAAATCTGCCGGAGGTCTGGGAGAAGTTCTGATCAACCTGAACTGGAACCAGAAACAAGGCGGCGGGTTATTTAACCGCAGCCGCGGAGTGGATTTGGATCTCGCCTGTTTATATGAATTAAAGGACGGAAGAAAGGGCGTTGTTCAAGCGCTGGGTAATGCTTTTGGTTCGTTGGATCAACCTCCTTATACCTCTCTGGACGGCGATGATCGTACAGGTACGGTGACAACCGGTGAGAATTTACGGATTAACGGCGTAAAAGTTGCCCAGATTGAGAGAATTCTGATCTTTGCCTTTATTTATCAAGGGGTAACGAACTGGTCAGAGGCTGATGGAGTGGTCACGATTAAGCAGAGCGGAGGCCCTGATATTATTGTGAATTTGGACGAGCATAATAATCGTAAGGGCATGTGCGCCATTGCACTATTCCGCAATGTGAATAACGAGACCTTCAGTATAGAGCGATTGGTGCAGTATTACAGCGGCCATAAGGAAATGGACGAAGCCTATCAATGGGGACTGCGCTGGGTAGCAGGTAAGAAATAA
- a CDS encoding TerD family protein has translation MAINLSKGQKIDLTKTNPGLSKITVGLGWDTNKYDGGKDFDLDVSVFLTNANGKVDKETNFIFFNNKQNENASVVHTGDNRTGDGDGDDEQIQIDLLAIPADVDKVAFTITIYEAESRSQNFGQVSRSYVRIVNDTSSEELIRFDLGEDFSVETGVVVGELYRHGAEWKFNAIGSGYKDGLSGLTRDYGLS, from the coding sequence ATGGCAATTAACTTATCTAAAGGTCAGAAGATTGATTTAACCAAAACAAATCCGGGGCTTTCCAAGATTACCGTTGGTTTGGGCTGGGATACGAACAAATACGACGGCGGCAAGGACTTCGACTTGGACGTATCAGTTTTCTTGACAAATGCTAATGGTAAAGTGGATAAAGAGACCAACTTTATTTTCTTCAATAACAAACAAAATGAGAATGCTTCTGTTGTTCACACAGGGGACAACCGTACAGGCGACGGCGACGGCGACGATGAGCAAATTCAAATTGACCTTCTGGCTATTCCAGCAGACGTAGATAAAGTAGCTTTTACAATTACTATTTATGAAGCCGAATCAAGAAGCCAGAATTTCGGACAAGTCTCCCGCTCTTATGTGCGGATCGTAAATGATACTTCTAGCGAAGAATTGATCCGTTTTGACCTTGGAGAAGATTTCTCTGTCGAAACCGGAGTAGTGGTTGGCGAGCTTTACCGTCATGGTGCAGAGTGGAAGTTCAATGCCATCGGAAGCGGCTACAAAGACGGATTGTCGGGTCTGACCCGCGATTATGGTTTGTCTTAA
- a CDS encoding HpcH/HpaI aldolase/citrate lyase family protein, giving the protein MKYFDYLTNEQEMSLFYSPPVSFDHTMNKDLLSYAVGAALYMPATRPTVAEDILKLKESGLVTVIIDLEDAIGDGEVDFAEQSLTRHLAYLAAYAENEKDPKSSLPLIFIRVRNPEQLQNLIYRLGSLTTILTGFVFPKFSVENGVEYFEVLADYNNTRSYSASVLYGMPILESASIIYRESRLESLLAVRDLLEGYRDYVLNVRIGATDFSSLFGLRRSPDVSIYDLTPIRDCMADIINVFGRMDGGYVISGPVWEYFANKGHRVLRPQLRQTPFEDTYGKSGRDLRNNYISSAMDGLIREVVLDKENGIIGKTIIHPSHLKPVQAMYTVMHEEYVDAMSIVESNDGSRGVFKSQYFNKMNEIKPHLNWARRILLRSQVYGVLHEQQHFVGLLPENEYSYV; this is encoded by the coding sequence TTGAAATATTTTGATTACCTAACCAACGAGCAAGAAATGTCCTTATTTTACTCTCCGCCCGTATCATTTGATCATACGATGAACAAGGATCTGCTGTCCTACGCTGTAGGCGCTGCTCTTTACATGCCGGCTACACGCCCTACTGTTGCTGAGGATATTTTAAAGCTGAAGGAAAGCGGCCTGGTGACTGTCATTATTGATCTGGAAGATGCTATAGGAGACGGAGAGGTTGATTTCGCCGAACAAAGTCTCACCCGACATCTGGCTTATTTGGCGGCTTATGCTGAGAATGAAAAAGATCCTAAGAGCAGCCTTCCCCTTATCTTTATCCGCGTACGTAATCCCGAACAACTTCAGAATCTCATCTACAGGCTGGGTTCACTGACGACGATATTAACGGGCTTTGTTTTTCCAAAATTTTCGGTAGAGAACGGTGTGGAGTATTTTGAGGTTCTAGCAGATTACAACAACACTCGAAGCTATTCAGCCTCCGTCCTGTACGGAATGCCGATCCTGGAAAGTGCATCCATCATATATCGGGAGAGCCGGCTGGAAAGTCTCTTGGCAGTCCGCGATTTGCTGGAGGGATATCGGGATTATGTGCTTAATGTAAGAATAGGGGCAACGGATTTCTCAAGTCTGTTCGGCCTTCGCCGCAGTCCTGATGTTAGTATTTATGATCTCACTCCGATCCGCGACTGCATGGCTGATATTATTAATGTGTTCGGGCGGATGGACGGTGGATATGTAATTTCCGGGCCTGTGTGGGAATACTTTGCGAATAAAGGACACCGGGTGCTTCGTCCGCAGCTGCGTCAGACCCCTTTCGAGGACACGTACGGCAAGAGTGGACGAGACCTGCGCAACAATTATATCTCCAGTGCTATGGATGGACTCATTCGTGAGGTTGTCTTGGATAAGGAGAATGGGATTATAGGCAAGACTATTATTCATCCCTCCCATCTGAAGCCGGTTCAGGCTATGTATACGGTAATGCATGAGGAATATGTGGATGCGATGAGCATCGTAGAGAGTAATGATGGTAGCCGTGGTGTGTTTAAGAGTCAGTATTTTAATAAAATGAATGAGATTAAGCCGCATTTGAATTGGGCTAGACGTATCTTACTACGATCTCAAGTATACGGGGTGTTACATGAACAACAGCATTTTGTCGGACTATTGCCCGAGAACGAATACTCATACGTTTAA
- a CDS encoding TerC family protein, whose protein sequence is MDWLADFFRSISENYGHFFSWSDVVTTLSDPVSWGIIGSLILLEGLLSADNALVLAVMVKHLPKEQQKKALFYGILGAYVFRFLAIGLGTFLIKFTLVKVLGAAYLFYIAYKGIFKGGGEEETQNKGTSFWKTVLLVELMDIAFSIDSVVAAFGLSSQVWVLFLGGILGVLMMRGVAQVFLKLIDRFPELEQTAFLLIAIIAGKMLAGAFGYEMSHVLFFTILIAVFVGTILYSSSKKKKEANKKF, encoded by the coding sequence ATGGACTGGTTAGCCGATTTTTTTAGAAGTATTAGCGAGAATTACGGGCATTTCTTCTCATGGAGTGATGTTGTAACAACGCTGTCAGATCCAGTGAGTTGGGGCATTATCGGCAGTTTGATATTACTGGAAGGTCTCCTTTCTGCGGATAATGCGCTCGTACTTGCGGTCATGGTTAAGCATTTACCTAAAGAGCAGCAAAAGAAGGCGCTTTTTTACGGGATTTTAGGAGCTTATGTATTTAGATTTTTGGCCATCGGCCTAGGAACCTTTCTTATTAAATTTACATTGGTCAAAGTCCTTGGAGCGGCGTATCTCTTCTATATCGCATATAAAGGTATTTTTAAGGGCGGCGGCGAAGAAGAAACACAGAACAAAGGGACCTCATTTTGGAAGACCGTCCTTCTTGTTGAATTAATGGATATAGCTTTCAGTATTGACAGTGTAGTAGCCGCATTTGGACTAAGCAGTCAAGTTTGGGTATTATTCTTGGGCGGGATTCTCGGTGTCCTGATGATGCGGGGAGTGGCACAAGTATTCCTGAAGCTGATTGACAGATTTCCTGAACTGGAGCAGACAGCATTTTTGTTAATTGCTATTATTGCCGGCAAAATGCTTGCGGGTGCTTTCGGATACGAAATGTCACATGTCCTATTCTTCACCATTCTGATTGCTGTTTTTGTGGGAACCATTCTCTACAGCTCAAGTAAGAAGAAAAAAGAAGCCAATAAAAAATTCTAA